One part of the Glycine max cultivar Williams 82 chromosome 14, Glycine_max_v4.0, whole genome shotgun sequence genome encodes these proteins:
- the LOC100811165 gene encoding plant cysteine oxidase 4, translated as MERSKIQVLYDASHAVFSQEGLPTFQQIHYVKNLLDKIEAMDVGIDEFGLCDSPTSDATVDSSNSKGLLGGQGFSEITYIHIHECDYFSMGVFCIPAGKVFPLHDHPGMTVLSKLLYGSAYVKAYDWIALDCAGSQTIGLAGRVVDEVFKAPHEPSILFPRSGGNIHSFTALTPCAILDVLSPPYSEEFGRPSTYFSDIPIPSLNGYAILEEKPMPSDLVVQGAPYLGPSIVTVDDYVGV; from the exons ATGGAAAGAAGCAAAATACAAGTGCTTTATGATGCTAGCCATGCCGTGTTTTCTCAAGAGGGGCTTCCAACTTTTCAACAAATCCATTATGTCAAAAATTTGTTAG ACAAAATTGAAGCTATGGACGTAGGAATCGACGAGTTCGGGTTGTGTGATTCTCCAACATCAGACGCAACCGTTGATAGCAGCAACAGCAAGGGTTTGCTTGGTGGACAAGGATTCTCTGAGatcacatacattcacattcatGAATGTGACTATTTCTCA ATGGGTGTGTTCTGTATTCCAGCAGGAAAAGTGTTTCCACTTCATGATCACCCGGGAATGACAGTGTTGAGTAAGCTCTTGTATGGCTCTGCCTATGTCAAAGCTTATGACTGGATCGCATTGGATTGTGCTGGAAGCCAAACAA TAGGATTGGCTGGGAGGGTAGTGGATGAAGTATTCAAAGCACCACATGAGCCATCCATATTATTTCCAAGAAGTGGTGGCAACATTCATTCTTTCACAGCGTTGACGCCATGTGCAATACTAGACGTGCTATCTCCACCATACTCTGAAGAGTTTGGAAGGCCTTCCACTTACTTCTCAGATATCCCTATCCCTTCTCTTAATG GTTATGCCATACTTGAAGAGAAACCAATGCCTAGTGATCTAGTTGTTCAAGGAGCACCATACCTTGGACCTTCAATTGTAACCGTGGACGATTATGTGGGTGTTTGA